The following nucleotide sequence is from Candidatus Bipolaricaulis sibiricus.
GGCGGTTTCGTGGCCGACTTCATCGGGTTCCGTGCCGCGTTCCTGTTCGGGGCGATGCTGATGGTGGTCACCCTCCCCATCCTGTTGGTGGAGGGGCGCCCGGTGTCGTAGGGGGTTACTTCTTCTTCTCGCCGGTCTCCACCACAGCCATGCCGTTGTAGTACCCGCAGGACGGGCACACGCGGTGGGGGAGGCGGAACTCGTGACACTGGGGGCACGAGGTGGCGGGCACCATCCGCGCCCGCCAGTGGGTTCGGCGGAGCCTCACCTCGCGGTGGGATCGTCTCGATTTGGGAACTGCAGCCATCCATCCTCCTTAGGTGTGGCCCAATTGTGCCGGCACGCGCTCCAAGATCAAGGTCACCGGCCCATCGTTGACGAGCGCGACCTCCATCCGTGCCCCAAACACGCCGCTCCTGACCGGGACATCTTCCTCACGAAGCAGACGGACAAATCGCTCGTACAGGGCGGAGGCCAGGGGACCGGGTGCTGCCTGGTCGAACCCGGGGCGGCGGCCACGAGTGGCATCACCGTACAAGGTGAACTGGGACACGCACAGGATCTCGCCCTTCACCTCCCGCAGCGAACGGTTCATCCGGCCGTTGTCGTCGTGGAACACGCGCAGGTCGGGGATCTTCCGCGACCAGAACTGCAGCTCGTCTTCCGCGTCCCCGCGTCCGATCCCAACCAAGAGGAGCAGGCCACGGCCGATCCGCGCGACCTCGTGGCCACCGACGCTTACGGACGCCTGGGTCACGCGCTGCAGGACAATGCGCATTCTGCGTCTACGACCGAAGCGAGCGCACGTGGACAACGAGCCGACGCAGCTCCTCCACGGACAGGCCTTCGATCAAGTAATGGATCTCCCGAGCCAGCTCGGTGCGCTCCCGCTCCAGACGATTCCGCTCCCGGAACGCCTGTTCCGCCAGCCGGTGCGCGGGATGGTTGATCTCGCGCTCGACGTAGTTCACACGCCAGCGGGGAAGTCTGGACAGAAGATCGAGAGCCTGGCGGTTGAGGAGATCGAGGTGCGGCTCACGAGCCTGGTAGAACCCGTTCACCTGGTTGGCCACGA
It contains:
- a CDS encoding 50S ribosomal protein L32; translation: MAAVPKSRRSHREVRLRRTHWRARMVPATSCPQCHEFRLPHRVCPSCGYYNGMAVVETGEKKK
- a CDS encoding D-aminoacyl-tRNA deacylase translates to MRIVLQRVTQASVSVGGHEVARIGRGLLLLVGIGRGDAEDELQFWSRKIPDLRVFHDDNGRMNRSLREVKGEILCVSQFTLYGDATRGRRPGFDQAAPGPLASALYERFVRLLREEDVPVRSGVFGARMEVALVNDGPVTLILERVPAQLGHT